From one Lycium barbarum isolate Lr01 chromosome 6, ASM1917538v2, whole genome shotgun sequence genomic stretch:
- the LOC132599497 gene encoding transcription repressor OFP6-like, translating to MSSKNKNKWNCITSNVTGCGCGKPKLSDIIQPDSKPKPKPISSSNSDHTSTSLDSSSPPLDFDQTVDITSSNNLPSKIVGSVAVVKDSDDPFKDFRQSMLQMIMEKEIHSCDDLNELLNCFLKLNSSSHHDVIVQAFMEIWNNGKIVPNKEEPS from the coding sequence atgTCTTCAAAAAACAAGAACAAATGGAACTGCATAACTTCAAATGTAACAGGTTGTGGTTGTGGCAAACCCAAATTATCAGACATAATCCAACCCGATTCAAAGCCCAAACCCAAGCCCATTTCAAGCTCTAATTCTGATCACACTTCCACCTCATTGGATTCATCATCTCCACCACTTGATTTTGATCAAACGGTTGATATTACAAGTAGCAATAATTTGCCTTCCAAGATTGTTGGAAGTGTTGCTGTCGTTAAGGATTCTGATGATCCGTTTAAGGATTTCAGGCAATCCATGTTGCAAATGATAATGGAAAAAGAGATTCATTCGTGtgatgatttgaatgagcttttGAATTGTTTTTTAAAGCTCAATTCAAGTTCTCATCATGATGTTATTGTTCAAGCTTTCATGGAGATCTGGAATAATGGCAAAATTGTTCCAAATAAGGAGGAGCCTagctag
- the LOC132600623 gene encoding uncharacterized protein LOC132600623 — protein sequence MASALQISSQYYHNKVALCSMSPVLPNLRKPNRVLNSGTYNKFKVRALKEKTTEEIKSAEDITKKFGLEAGLWKIFSSKEEGDEENKEKKSKGDQAKELLAKYGGAYLATSITLSLISFTLCYALINAGVDVQSLLQKVGISTDATGEKVGTFALAYAAHKAASPIRFPPTVALTPVVAGWIGKKVDKEK from the exons ATGGCCTCTGCTTTGCAGATTTCTTCACAGTACTACCACAACAAAGTTGCTCTTTGTTCTATGTCTCCTGTTCTTCCAAATTTAAGAAAACCAAACAGGGTACTAAATTCAGGTACTTATAACAAGTTTAAAGTTAGAGCTTTAAAGGAGAAAACAACAGAGGAAATTAAGTCTGCTGAGGATATTACAAAGAAATTTGGTCTAGAAGCTGGTCTATGGAAG ATATTTAGCTCAAAAGAGGAAGGAGATGAAGAGAACaaggaaaagaaatcaaaagggGACCAAGCAAAAGAGCTTTTGGCTAAATATGGAGGAGCCTATCTAGCAACCTCCATTACTCTCTCCTTGATATCATTTACTCTCTGTTATGCTCTGATCAATGCGGGTGTTGATGTTCAATCCTTGCTACAGAAG GTGGGAATTTCTACTGATGCGACTGGGGAGAAAGTAGGAACTTTTGCATTGGCCTATGCAGCTCACAAAGCTGCTTCACCTATTAGATTTCCTCCTACTGTTGCTCTAACACCAGTTGTTGCTGGTTGGATTGGAAAGAAAGTTGATAAGGAGAAGTAA